In Chryseobacterium shigense, the following proteins share a genomic window:
- a CDS encoding sodium:solute symporter has protein sequence MSPVILLSIIIVYFALLLWVAYRTGKGSDNESFFIGNRKSNWMLVAFGMIGTSLSGVTFVSVPGAVGNDKFAYLQITLGYLIGYIVVAYVLLPLYYRLKLTSIYGYLQQRLGQLSYKSGAWIFIVSRLVGATARLYLVVNILQISILDSLGIPFIVTTLIILAMIILYTYEGGVKTIVWTDTLQTSCMLLGLIICTVYMLNHLGLSFGESFTAMNEKGYTKIFDFDPNQKSFFIKQILAGAFITITMTGIDQEMMQKSLSVTKLKDSQKNMVTLGFILLGVISLFLYMGGLLHLYGAQEHVTSAGDQLFPDVALNHMPGFISIIFIIALISALFPSADGAMTALTSSICIDIFGMKEKKDWSDSQKEKFRKNIHLLVALSFLIMVIIFKVINDNSMIGLILKLAGFTYGPLLGLFAFGIFTKYKVRDNLVPYVCIAAPLISFFIDKYQENMFGDFKIGLELLIINGLLTFIGLWLIRKK, from the coding sequence ATGTCTCCAGTTATATTACTGTCTATTATTATCGTCTACTTCGCATTGTTGCTGTGGGTAGCCTACAGAACGGGAAAAGGAAGTGATAATGAGAGTTTCTTCATCGGAAACCGTAAGAGTAACTGGATGCTGGTCGCTTTCGGGATGATCGGGACATCGCTTTCAGGTGTTACGTTCGTAAGTGTTCCGGGAGCTGTAGGAAATGATAAATTTGCCTATTTGCAGATCACATTGGGATATCTTATCGGATACATTGTGGTGGCCTATGTGCTTCTTCCCCTTTATTACCGTCTGAAACTGACTTCCATTTACGGATATCTCCAACAGAGACTGGGCCAGCTTTCCTATAAATCCGGAGCATGGATCTTCATTGTTTCCAGGCTGGTAGGTGCTACGGCGAGGCTATACCTTGTAGTGAATATCCTTCAGATTTCTATTCTGGACAGTCTGGGAATTCCGTTTATAGTGACTACTCTCATCATTTTGGCTATGATTATCCTTTATACCTATGAAGGTGGTGTAAAAACAATTGTATGGACAGATACCTTACAGACTTCCTGTATGCTTTTAGGACTGATTATCTGTACAGTTTATATGCTCAATCATTTAGGATTAAGTTTCGGAGAGAGCTTTACGGCTATGAATGAAAAAGGCTACACCAAAATTTTTGATTTCGATCCTAACCAGAAAAGTTTCTTTATCAAACAGATTCTGGCGGGAGCTTTCATCACCATTACCATGACGGGAATAGACCAGGAAATGATGCAGAAAAGCTTATCTGTAACAAAACTGAAAGATTCACAGAAAAATATGGTGACTTTGGGCTTTATTCTTCTTGGAGTAATTTCATTATTCCTCTATATGGGCGGACTTCTTCACCTGTACGGAGCTCAGGAACATGTAACAAGCGCAGGAGATCAGCTTTTCCCTGATGTTGCCCTGAATCATATGCCCGGTTTTATTTCCATTATCTTTATTATTGCCCTGATATCAGCACTATTTCCAAGTGCGGATGGTGCAATGACCGCCCTCACTTCTTCCATATGCATTGATATTTTCGGAATGAAGGAAAAGAAAGACTGGAGCGATTCCCAAAAAGAAAAATTCAGAAAAAATATCCATCTTCTGGTTGCCCTTTCTTTCCTGATTATGGTAATTATTTTTAAGGTTATTAATGACAATTCCATGATCGGTCTTATCCTTAAGCTTGCAGGATTCACTTACGGACCGCTGCTGGGACTTTTTGCCTTTGGAATTTTTACCAAATACAAGGTTCGTGATAATCTTGTTCCTTATGTATGTATTGCAGCGCCATTGATTTCATTTTTTATTGATAAATACCAGGAGAATATGTTCGGTGATTTCAAGATCGGACTTGAACTACTGATTATCAACGGATTACTGACATTCATCGGACTTTGGCTGATCAGAAAGAAATAA
- a CDS encoding pirin family protein, protein MSNIGLIIEEKAADIGNFLVGRLLPFREKRAVGPFVFIDHMGPSELKDYQNLDVPPHPHIGLSTLTYLLEGSIFHRDSIGSAVEIKPGAVNWMTAGKGVVHSERTPEYLRHSDKRLHGFQIWVGLPKHLEQTEPTFHHIEADEIPVWEEDGVQYKLIAGEAFGRKSAVPVHSKLFFIEIKTKEAKKISIGKDLYGEAAMYVLDGTVTTEGNSYGSKQLMIAKDTKLCEFEMSENGTVYLFGGEPFDEERFIFWNFVNSDKELLDQAKVNWNDQNHDAFPLVLGDETEYVPLPKAILNRK, encoded by the coding sequence ATGTCAAATATCGGACTTATCATAGAAGAAAAAGCCGCAGATATAGGAAATTTCCTCGTAGGAAGACTTCTTCCTTTCCGTGAGAAAAGAGCGGTTGGGCCATTTGTATTTATCGATCATATGGGACCTTCTGAGCTGAAGGATTACCAGAATCTTGATGTTCCTCCGCATCCGCATATCGGGTTATCAACATTAACTTACCTGCTGGAAGGCTCTATTTTCCACCGGGACAGCATCGGAAGTGCAGTTGAAATAAAACCTGGAGCCGTTAACTGGATGACTGCCGGAAAAGGTGTGGTACATTCAGAAAGAACCCCGGAATATTTAAGACACAGCGATAAAAGACTCCACGGATTCCAGATCTGGGTAGGTCTTCCAAAGCACCTTGAACAGACAGAACCTACTTTCCATCATATTGAGGCAGACGAGATTCCCGTGTGGGAAGAAGACGGAGTTCAGTATAAACTGATTGCCGGTGAAGCATTCGGAAGAAAATCTGCAGTTCCCGTTCACAGCAAATTGTTCTTTATTGAGATCAAAACAAAAGAAGCGAAGAAAATAAGCATCGGAAAAGATCTTTACGGTGAAGCAGCCATGTATGTACTGGACGGAACGGTTACCACGGAAGGAAATTCTTACGGTTCAAAACAGCTGATGATCGCCAAAGACACAAAATTATGTGAATTTGAAATGAGTGAAAACGGTACAGTCTATCTTTTTGGAGGCGAACCTTTTGACGAGGAGCGTTTTATATTCTGGAATTTTGTGAATTCAGATAAAGAGCTGCTCGACCAGGCCAAAGTGAACTGGAATGACCAGAACCATGATGCTTTTCCTTTGGTTCTCGGTGACGAAACAGAATATGTTCCGCTTCCCAAGGCAATTTTAAACAGAAAATAA
- a CDS encoding BspA family leucine-rich repeat surface protein produces MKVQLLVFFLVIGSLFSAQPIITKWNTNINFDNSKAIVIPTEGTYNYTYQGITNPSLTGSGTGTSGNTTIVFPAIGQYTVTITPTSPFKFYFNGVSVNNAKKLLDIVQWGNATWKPDLSDSFHGCQNMVISATDTPNFSNVTSMYLMFFACKSLVNVPSMTTWDTGNVTDMSYMFYNASNFNQNIASWNTSNVTNMNSMFYYATNFNQNIGSWNTGNVTDMSKMFQHAQSFNGNIGTWNTSNVIDMSYMFADAIAFNKYIGNWNTGNVTSMNEMFYGTQDFNQNIGNWNTSNVTSMGAMFQYALSFNQNIGNWNTSNVISLTGMFYQAPSFNQNLGNWVLNPAVNLGSIFSGSALNCENYSKTLKGWATNPATPNGKNMGDVTSSYGAEALQYRNILVNTKNWTISTDTYDPSCMASLATGDITATKNLVKLYPNPTTEKISINSAKKIKSIILLNSANQILAKPQQTEISLSKYPSGVYFVTCYFEDGTFNTHKVIKK; encoded by the coding sequence ATGAAAGTTCAATTGTTGGTATTCTTCCTTGTTATAGGAAGTTTATTTTCAGCACAACCTATTATTACAAAGTGGAATACCAATATTAACTTTGATAATTCAAAAGCAATTGTAATTCCCACTGAAGGAACATATAACTATACCTATCAGGGCATTACCAATCCATCATTAACTGGTAGCGGAACCGGAACTTCTGGAAATACTACCATTGTATTTCCTGCAATTGGTCAATATACAGTAACAATTACCCCTACCTCACCCTTTAAATTTTACTTCAATGGTGTATCAGTAAATAATGCCAAAAAGCTGTTAGATATTGTTCAGTGGGGGAATGCAACCTGGAAACCCGATCTGTCAGATTCTTTTCATGGTTGTCAAAATATGGTTATTTCAGCAACTGATACTCCAAATTTCAGTAACGTAACCAGTATGTATCTTATGTTTTTTGCATGCAAATCATTGGTGAATGTTCCAAGTATGACTACCTGGGATACAGGGAATGTAACAGATATGAGTTATATGTTTTATAATGCTTCAAATTTCAACCAAAACATAGCAAGCTGGAATACCTCAAATGTGACCAATATGAATTCTATGTTTTACTATGCTACAAATTTTAACCAAAACATAGGCTCCTGGAATACCGGAAATGTTACCGATATGAGCAAGATGTTTCAGCATGCCCAAAGTTTTAACGGAAATATAGGCACTTGGAATACATCTAATGTTATTGATATGAGCTATATGTTTGCTGATGCAATTGCTTTTAACAAGTATATTGGGAACTGGAATACAGGAAACGTTACTAGTATGAATGAAATGTTTTATGGCACTCAAGATTTTAACCAAAATATAGGAAACTGGAATACCTCAAATGTTACCAGTATGGGCGCTATGTTTCAGTATGCATTAAGTTTTAATCAGAACATTGGAAATTGGAATACCTCAAATGTTATTTCACTAACAGGAATGTTTTATCAAGCTCCAAGTTTTAACCAAAACCTGGGAAATTGGGTACTTAATCCCGCAGTAAATTTAGGGTCTATATTTTCCGGTTCAGCTTTAAATTGTGAAAATTACAGTAAAACGTTAAAAGGTTGGGCCACCAATCCTGCAACACCAAATGGAAAAAATATGGGAGATGTTACTTCAAGCTACGGCGCAGAAGCTTTACAATACAGAAATATCCTCGTTAACACAAAAAACTGGACCATCTCAACAGATACGTATGATCCCAGTTGTATGGCAAGCCTTGCAACCGGTGATATTACAGCTACCAAAAATTTGGTAAAATTATATCCTAATCCGACTACAGAAAAAATATCTATTAATTCTGCAAAAAAAATAAAGAGTATAATTCTGTTGAATTCTGCCAATCAAATTCTTGCCAAGCCACAACAAACAGAGATCAGTCTTTCAAAATACCCTTCCGGGGTGTATTTTGTAACATGCTATTTTGAAGATGGCACTTTTAATACACATAAAGTCATTAAAAAATAG
- a CDS encoding pirin family protein, giving the protein MTAKKVEIVVSPKPAHFVGDGFRVHNFIPGVQGLDMKRMDPFIMLDYNSKFHFNGSDRPRGVGVHPHRGFETVTIAYQGKVEHHDSAGGGGVIGEGDVQWMTAAKGVLHKEYHETGWSKKGGIFQMVQLWVNLPAKNKMNCPKYQAIENKAMERVDLGENGLVEVIAGEYNGHRGPADTFTPINMMNAKLKAGGKAKFSFPAHFNTAALVIEGSITVNGDQKAASDHFVLFKNEGETFSIEAQEDAIVLIISGEPINEPIYPHGPFVMNSREEIMQAFEDYNTGKFGYLED; this is encoded by the coding sequence ATGACAGCGAAAAAAGTAGAAATCGTGGTATCTCCAAAACCTGCACATTTTGTAGGAGATGGTTTTAGAGTTCACAATTTTATACCTGGGGTACAGGGATTGGACATGAAAAGAATGGACCCGTTCATTATGCTTGATTACAATTCAAAATTTCATTTCAATGGTTCCGACAGGCCCAGAGGTGTAGGAGTTCATCCTCACAGAGGCTTTGAAACCGTAACGATAGCTTATCAGGGTAAAGTAGAACATCATGACAGTGCCGGCGGCGGCGGGGTTATAGGCGAAGGTGATGTACAGTGGATGACTGCTGCCAAAGGAGTTCTTCACAAAGAATATCATGAAACCGGATGGTCAAAAAAAGGAGGCATTTTCCAGATGGTTCAGCTATGGGTTAACCTTCCTGCAAAAAATAAGATGAACTGCCCAAAGTATCAGGCTATAGAAAATAAGGCAATGGAACGTGTTGATCTTGGAGAAAATGGTCTTGTAGAAGTTATTGCAGGAGAATATAATGGTCACAGAGGTCCTGCAGATACTTTCACTCCCATTAATATGATGAATGCCAAATTAAAAGCAGGTGGAAAAGCCAAGTTCAGCTTCCCGGCCCATTTCAATACCGCAGCATTGGTGATTGAAGGAAGCATCACCGTAAACGGGGATCAAAAAGCAGCATCAGATCACTTTGTTTTATTTAAAAACGAAGGTGAAACATTCAGCATTGAAGCTCAGGAAGATGCAATAGTACTTATTATCAGCGGGGAGCCTATTAATGAGCCGATTTATCCTCACGGGCCTTTCGTAATGAATTCAAGAGAAGAAATTATGCAGGCTTTTGAAGATTACAACACCGGAAAGTTCGGCTATCTGGAAGATTAA
- a CDS encoding GNAT family N-acetyltransferase, whose product MTEVKQNNDEKHGSFEAFIDGRRAGMMTYTWAGEERFIIDHTEVEEAYNGKGVGKEMLLAAVNFARKNNKKIIPLCPFAKASFQKSEELQDVLVN is encoded by the coding sequence ATGACCGAAGTAAAACAAAACAACGACGAAAAACACGGAAGTTTTGAAGCTTTCATAGATGGAAGACGCGCAGGAATGATGACATATACCTGGGCCGGAGAAGAAAGATTTATCATAGACCACACGGAGGTGGAAGAAGCCTACAACGGGAAAGGCGTAGGAAAAGAAATGCTTCTGGCAGCAGTGAATTTTGCCAGGAAAAACAACAAAAAGATCATTCCGCTCTGCCCGTTTGCCAAAGCAAGTTTTCAGAAAAGTGAAGAATTACAGGATGTTTTAGTTAACTGA
- a CDS encoding OsmC family protein: MAVTVKASLGKTKYYTEVTAGENRIITDEPIDKGGQNKGFNPMEILATSLASCTAATLRMYIERKEWDVENINVEVELENYPLTKRAVFKREISFEGILDDEQMKRLHTIADACPVHKILTNDIEILTKFS, translated from the coding sequence ATGGCGGTAACCGTAAAAGCAAGTTTAGGAAAAACAAAGTATTATACTGAGGTAACGGCTGGCGAAAACAGGATCATTACCGATGAACCGATAGATAAAGGCGGGCAGAATAAAGGTTTCAACCCTATGGAAATCTTGGCAACGTCCCTCGCAAGCTGTACTGCAGCCACTTTAAGAATGTATATTGAAAGAAAGGAATGGGATGTAGAAAACATCAACGTGGAAGTTGAGCTTGAAAATTATCCTTTAACAAAGAGAGCCGTATTCAAAAGAGAGATCAGCTTTGAAGGAATCCTGGATGATGAGCAGATGAAAAGGCTCCACACCATAGCTGATGCCTGTCCCGTACACAAAATATTAACCAACGACATAGAAATACTAACCAAATTTTCATAA
- a CDS encoding transketolase family protein, whose product MKYTYTEKKDTRSGFGAGLAELADKNPNVVALCADLIGSLKMEKFIEKAPERFFQIGIAEANMMGIAAGLSITGKIPFTGTFANFSTSRVYDQIRQSIAYSGKNVKICASHAGLTLGEDGATHQVLEDIGMMKMLPGMTVINPCDYNQTKAATIAIAEHDGPVYLRFGRPTVPVFIPEDMPFEIGKGILLQEGTDVTIVATGHLVWESLVAADELEKEGISCEVINIHTIKPLDEEIIIKSVEKTGKIVTAEEHNYLGGLGESVAGMLSRKRPTRQEFVAVNDTFGESATPAELMKKYKIDAEAVKEAVKRILA is encoded by the coding sequence ATGAAATATACATATACAGAAAAAAAGGATACACGTTCAGGATTCGGAGCAGGATTGGCAGAACTTGCAGACAAAAATCCTAATGTAGTAGCACTTTGTGCAGACCTTATCGGTTCTTTGAAAATGGAAAAATTCATCGAGAAGGCACCGGAAAGATTCTTTCAGATAGGGATTGCAGAAGCAAACATGATGGGAATTGCTGCAGGCTTAAGCATTACAGGAAAAATTCCTTTTACAGGAACTTTCGCTAATTTCTCTACTTCAAGAGTGTATGACCAGATCCGTCAGTCTATCGCTTATTCAGGTAAAAATGTAAAGATCTGTGCATCTCACGCAGGTCTTACTTTAGGTGAAGACGGTGCTACCCACCAGGTTTTGGAAGATATCGGTATGATGAAAATGCTTCCGGGCATGACGGTTATCAACCCATGTGACTACAACCAGACAAAGGCAGCCACTATTGCTATTGCTGAACACGATGGCCCTGTATATTTAAGATTCGGAAGACCTACGGTTCCTGTATTCATCCCGGAAGATATGCCTTTCGAAATCGGAAAAGGAATTCTTCTTCAGGAAGGTACTGATGTAACAATTGTTGCAACAGGGCACCTGGTTTGGGAATCTCTTGTAGCAGCTGATGAGCTTGAAAAAGAAGGTATTTCCTGTGAGGTAATCAATATCCACACGATTAAGCCTTTAGACGAAGAGATCATCATTAAATCTGTTGAAAAAACAGGAAAGATCGTTACAGCAGAAGAACACAATTATCTTGGCGGTTTAGGGGAATCTGTTGCGGGAATGCTTTCAAGAAAAAGACCTACAAGACAGGAATTTGTTGCTGTAAATGATACTTTCGGAGAATCTGCTACGCCTGCCGAGCTTATGAAAAAATATAAGATTGATGCAGAGGCTGTAAAAGAGGCTGTAAAGAGAATTTTAGCATAA
- a CDS encoding GNAT family N-acetyltransferase, whose translation MKPEFENIPLVKAGKRFEIETDGHFAFIDYREMGQQIALVHTETDPELAGTGAATAVVEKTLAYIEENGKKLLPFCPYVFAYIKRHPEWKRIVDERFEGYDKL comes from the coding sequence ATGAAACCAGAATTTGAAAACATTCCTCTTGTAAAAGCAGGAAAAAGATTTGAAATAGAAACAGACGGGCATTTCGCATTTATCGATTACCGTGAAATGGGCCAGCAGATTGCCTTAGTACATACGGAAACAGATCCTGAATTGGCAGGAACCGGAGCAGCCACCGCCGTTGTAGAAAAAACACTGGCTTATATTGAAGAAAACGGGAAAAAACTTCTTCCGTTCTGTCCTTATGTTTTCGCCTATATCAAGAGGCATCCGGAGTGGAAACGTATTGTAGATGAAAGATTCGAAGGATACGACAAACTGTAG
- a CDS encoding SGNH/GDSL hydrolase family protein encodes MKLSVFLVIGLLFGVFVNAQSAVDFANLARYKDDNTTILNSKKKVDVVFMGNSITEGWVKSHPEFFSENNYTGRGISGQTTSQMLLRFQNDVVALKPKIVVINAGTNDIAQNTGIYDPDFTFNNIKSMADIAKSNGIKVIIASVLPAASFPWRKEIADVPQKVDALNSRLKQYVQNNKLVFVDYNEAMRDAKGGMREGLAKDGIHPTPAGYAIMEPIIKNIINKILGKK; translated from the coding sequence ATGAAATTATCAGTTTTCCTTGTCATTGGCTTGCTTTTCGGTGTGTTTGTAAACGCACAGAGCGCCGTTGATTTTGCCAACCTTGCCAGATATAAAGATGACAATACAACCATTTTAAATTCAAAGAAAAAAGTAGATGTGGTCTTTATGGGCAATTCCATTACTGAGGGTTGGGTAAAAAGCCATCCTGAGTTTTTCTCTGAGAACAATTATACAGGAAGAGGCATCAGCGGGCAGACTACTTCGCAAATGCTGTTACGTTTTCAGAATGATGTCGTTGCTTTAAAACCCAAAATTGTGGTTATTAATGCAGGAACTAATGATATTGCTCAAAATACCGGAATTTATGATCCGGATTTTACCTTTAACAACATCAAATCAATGGCTGATATTGCCAAAAGCAATGGAATTAAAGTAATTATTGCTTCCGTACTTCCTGCCGCCTCATTTCCCTGGCGTAAAGAAATAGCTGATGTACCTCAGAAAGTGGATGCTTTAAACAGCAGATTAAAGCAGTACGTACAAAACAACAAACTTGTTTTTGTAGATTATAATGAAGCTATGCGTGATGCAAAAGGCGGTATGCGGGAAGGTCTTGCAAAGGATGGCATCCACCCTACTCCTGCAGGATATGCGATTATGGAACCGATAATTAAAAATATTATCAATAAAATATTAGGGAAAAAATAA
- a CDS encoding (4Fe-4S)-binding protein, which yields METHEYPNGSITVIWQPKKCIHSAVCVKTLPQVYNPKDRPWIKAENATPEELKNQIDLCPSGALSYKFNTEQ from the coding sequence ATGGAAACACACGAATATCCTAATGGAAGCATTACTGTTATCTGGCAGCCCAAAAAGTGTATACACTCGGCTGTTTGTGTAAAAACACTTCCCCAGGTCTACAATCCTAAAGACAGACCCTGGATAAAAGCTGAAAATGCTACCCCGGAAGAACTTAAAAACCAAATAGACCTTTGCCCGTCAGGAGCATTAAGTTATAAATTCAATACAGAACAATAA
- a CDS encoding TMEM175 family protein, with protein MTKGRLEAFSDGVLAIIITIMVLELKVPEGSSWASLRPLLPRFLAYIFSFIYVGIYWNNHHHLFQTVKKVNGGILWANLHLLFWLSLMPIATEWIGTTHFAENPTAAYGIGLIMSAVAYTILENLILKNEGENSKLKEAIHSKFKEYISIVFYVLGIAVSFFYPYIAIGFYYLVALIWLIPDRRIEKSLKEN; from the coding sequence ATGACTAAGGGAAGACTGGAAGCCTTCAGCGATGGAGTTCTTGCGATTATCATTACCATTATGGTTCTTGAACTGAAAGTTCCGGAAGGAAGCAGCTGGGCCAGCCTTAGACCTCTCCTTCCAAGATTTCTGGCTTATATTTTCAGTTTTATTTATGTTGGAATTTACTGGAATAACCATCATCATTTATTTCAGACCGTAAAAAAAGTAAACGGAGGTATTCTCTGGGCCAATCTTCACCTGCTGTTCTGGCTTTCACTGATGCCTATCGCTACGGAATGGATAGGAACCACTCATTTTGCAGAGAATCCAACAGCAGCATACGGGATTGGCCTGATTATGTCTGCTGTGGCTTATACCATTTTAGAAAACCTGATTCTTAAGAATGAAGGTGAAAACTCAAAGCTGAAGGAAGCTATACATTCAAAGTTTAAAGAATATATTTCAATTGTATTTTATGTCCTCGGAATCGCCGTTTCATTTTTTTATCCCTATATTGCCATAGGTTTTTATTATCTCGTGGCTCTCATATGGCTGATTCCCGACCGTAGAATCGAAAAATCATTAAAAGAAAATTGA
- a CDS encoding NADPH-dependent FMN reductase: MKILAFAGSTSSTSINRELVKFVLKDFQNEEINLIDLNDFTMPVFSVDLEKKGFPDEAHNFLKQIEECDVIICSLAEHNRSYSSAFKNVFDWSSRINVKVFQNKPMFLMSTSPGGYGGGNVMNTAKTFFPQFAADIKDTFSLPKFYENFDLESGVINPDMLKELKDKIENFKKETATND; the protein is encoded by the coding sequence ATGAAAATATTAGCATTTGCAGGAAGTACGTCTTCTACTTCAATCAACAGGGAACTTGTAAAATTCGTTCTGAAAGATTTTCAGAATGAGGAAATCAATCTGATCGATCTGAATGATTTCACAATGCCCGTTTTTTCCGTAGATCTTGAAAAGAAAGGTTTTCCGGACGAAGCCCATAATTTTTTAAAGCAGATCGAGGAATGTGATGTCATTATCTGCTCTCTTGCAGAACACAACAGGTCATACAGTTCAGCTTTTAAAAATGTCTTCGACTGGTCTTCAAGGATCAACGTAAAAGTATTCCAGAACAAGCCGATGTTTCTGATGAGTACTTCACCGGGAGGCTACGGAGGCGGCAATGTGATGAATACGGCTAAAACATTCTTCCCGCAGTTTGCTGCAGATATCAAAGACACCTTTTCTCTTCCTAAGTTTTATGAAAATTTTGATCTTGAAAGCGGTGTTATCAACCCTGATATGCTTAAGGAGCTTAAAGATAAGATAGAAAACTTTAAAAAAGAGACTGCAACCAATGACTAA
- a CDS encoding transketolase, whose amino-acid sequence MMSKSIEELKSLTTQIRRDILRMVHAVNSGHPGGSLGCTEYFTALYGKVMNYKLPFTMEGKNEDHFYLSNGHISPVYYSTLARFNFFPVEELKTFRKLDSRLQGHPTTHEGLPGIRIASGSLGQGLSVALGVAEGKKLDGDPSIVYTLHGDGELQEGQVWEALMYAAAKKVDNIISTIDYNGRQIDGDTDDVLSLGNLHAKLEAFGWTVLEEKNGNDLEAVIAMLEKAKTETGKGKPVVIILHTEMGYGVDYMMGSHAWHGKAPNDEQLDTAFKQLYLEAPADY is encoded by the coding sequence ATAATGAGTAAAAGTATTGAAGAGTTAAAATCTCTTACTACGCAGATCAGAAGAGACATTTTAAGAATGGTTCACGCTGTAAATTCAGGGCATCCGGGCGGAAGTTTAGGCTGTACGGAATACTTCACAGCGCTTTACGGAAAGGTGATGAACTACAAGCTACCTTTCACTATGGAGGGGAAGAATGAGGATCATTTTTATCTTTCCAACGGGCATATTTCTCCGGTTTACTATTCTACTTTAGCGAGATTTAACTTCTTTCCGGTAGAAGAACTGAAAACTTTCAGAAAGCTGGATTCAAGACTTCAGGGACACCCAACTACGCATGAGGGTCTTCCGGGTATCAGAATTGCTTCCGGATCTCTCGGTCAGGGTCTTTCTGTAGCACTTGGTGTAGCAGAAGGTAAAAAACTGGATGGCGACCCGTCTATTGTTTACACCCTTCACGGTGACGGTGAACTTCAGGAAGGTCAGGTTTGGGAAGCTCTGATGTATGCAGCGGCTAAAAAAGTGGATAACATCATTTCAACTATCGATTACAACGGACGCCAGATTGACGGTGATACGGATGATGTATTAAGCTTAGGAAATTTGCACGCTAAACTGGAAGCATTCGGATGGACTGTTCTGGAAGAGAAAAACGGTAACGACCTTGAAGCTGTTATTGCTATGCTTGAAAAGGCAAAAACTGAAACAGGAAAAGGAAAGCCTGTGGTAATCATCCTTCATACAGAAATGGGTTATGGTGTAGATTATATGATGGGATCTCACGCATGGCACGGAAAAGCTCCTAATGATGAGCAGCTTGACACCGCATTCAAACAATTATATCTGGAAGCTCCTGCTGATTACTAA